One Candidatus Krumholzibacteriia bacterium DNA segment encodes these proteins:
- a CDS encoding peptidylprolyl isomerase — MILVRHSPRSFALPLLSIILLAGSACANSESSDPSSADDGLVPVEDGMYAIFRTSMGDIVTRLHYDKVPVTVGNFVGLAEGTKTWTDPRTDEERTEPLYDGTTFHRVMPDFMIQGGDPLGTGTGGPGYRFMDEFDPSLRHDGPGVLSMANAGPGTNGSQFFITHKATPWLDDKHSVFGEVVSGQDVVDAIGNVETEGQNTPVEPVTLETVEIVRKGSEAEAFDAAAAFARAAEIAAERAAEKQRLLVEKLTEAAPSGSEDDIVTLENGLMYVVTEAGSGAKPARGDTISAHYTGYLIDGTKFDSSLDRGKPFVVPIGVGNVIKGWDEAFLTMEVGEKRRLMIPPELGYGARGAGGVIPPNAHLIFDVELLDVKPQ; from the coding sequence ATGATCCTTGTCCGACACTCGCCCCGTTCGTTCGCGCTGCCTCTGCTGAGCATCATCCTGCTCGCCGGCAGCGCCTGCGCGAACTCCGAGAGTTCCGATCCGTCGTCCGCCGACGACGGCCTCGTGCCCGTCGAGGACGGCATGTACGCGATCTTCCGCACCTCGATGGGCGACATCGTCACCCGTCTGCACTACGACAAGGTCCCGGTGACGGTCGGTAACTTCGTCGGCCTCGCCGAGGGTACGAAGACCTGGACCGATCCGCGGACCGACGAGGAGCGCACCGAACCGCTCTACGACGGAACCACCTTCCACCGCGTGATGCCCGACTTCATGATCCAGGGTGGCGATCCCCTGGGCACCGGGACGGGGGGGCCTGGCTACCGGTTCATGGACGAATTCGACCCGAGCCTGCGGCACGACGGGCCCGGCGTCCTGTCGATGGCCAACGCGGGCCCGGGCACCAACGGCAGCCAGTTCTTCATCACCCACAAGGCCACGCCGTGGCTCGACGACAAGCACAGCGTGTTCGGCGAGGTGGTGTCCGGACAGGACGTCGTCGACGCGATCGGCAACGTCGAGACCGAGGGCCAGAACACCCCGGTCGAGCCCGTGACGCTGGAGACCGTGGAGATCGTGCGCAAGGGCAGTGAAGCGGAAGCCTTCGACGCCGCGGCCGCCTTCGCCCGCGCCGCCGAGATCGCGGCGGAGCGTGCGGCCGAGAAGCAGCGGTTGCTGGTCGAGAAGCTGACCGAGGCCGCTCCGAGTGGGAGCGAGGACGACATCGTGACCCTCGAGAACGGCCTGATGTACGTGGTCACCGAAGCCGGGAGCGGCGCGAAGCCCGCCCGCGGCGACACGATCTCGGCCCACTACACCGGCTACCTGATCGACGGCACCAAGTTCGACAGCAGCCTCGACCGCGGAAAGCCCTTCGTGGTGCCGATCGGCGTCGGCAACGTGATCAAGGGCTGGGACGAGGCCTTCCTCACCATGGAGGTCGGCGAAAAGCGTCGCCTGATGATCCCGCCCGAGCTGGGCTACGGCGCCCGCGGTGCGGGCGGCGTGATCCCGCCGAACGCGCACCTGATCTTCGACGTCGAGCTGCTCGACGTGAAGCCACAATAG
- a CDS encoding MFS transporter, with protein sequence MDSREPRSPHPEVLEPLRPTPALVTIFAVTLMAVLGVASVAPAFPAVARVFGVGAHEVGYLITAFTLPGVVLSPLLGAWADRWGRRAVLVPALAVFGVAGVACAFAPDLQTLIVLRLVQGIGAAPLGSLNVTLIGDLYHGRRQVSAMGANAAVLSVGTAIYPPLGGLLADLDWRLPFLLPVLAIPVAILAARTLPDHQRGEPEHMLRYFGRILRSLGLRRLGLMVGSLLTFLVLYGSYLTYLPFVMDERFDASSKTIGGVFFVASVATAVVSSRLAPITERLGRRWLLVISYGFYGASMAVVPFLPSLAWMLLPAFLFGVGNGMNIPTLMQWLASSVDREVRAGVMALNAVALRGGQTLGPIVAGVGFSLAGVEGAFAVGAAVSVLLVGLALLLGRGSGTDAAAAR encoded by the coding sequence ATGGACTCCCGCGAGCCACGGTCTCCCCATCCCGAGGTGCTCGAGCCTCTTCGGCCCACGCCGGCGCTCGTGACGATCTTTGCGGTCACGCTCATGGCCGTCCTGGGGGTGGCGAGTGTGGCGCCGGCGTTCCCCGCGGTCGCTCGCGTCTTCGGTGTCGGTGCCCACGAGGTCGGATACCTGATCACCGCCTTCACTCTGCCCGGGGTCGTGCTGTCGCCCTTGCTGGGGGCCTGGGCCGACCGCTGGGGGAGGCGTGCGGTCCTCGTGCCGGCGCTCGCGGTGTTCGGGGTGGCCGGCGTGGCCTGCGCCTTCGCGCCGGATCTGCAGACCCTGATCGTCCTGCGTCTGGTGCAGGGCATCGGGGCCGCGCCGTTGGGGTCGCTGAACGTGACGTTGATCGGTGACCTGTACCACGGGCGGCGTCAGGTCTCGGCCATGGGCGCCAATGCCGCGGTGTTGAGCGTCGGAACGGCGATCTACCCTCCGTTGGGTGGTCTGCTGGCCGATCTCGACTGGCGTCTGCCCTTCCTGTTGCCGGTCCTCGCGATTCCGGTCGCGATCCTGGCGGCGCGCACGCTGCCCGACCATCAGCGTGGCGAGCCCGAGCACATGCTCCGCTACTTCGGACGGATCCTGCGCAGCCTCGGTCTGCGGCGCCTGGGTCTCATGGTAGGGAGCCTTCTGACCTTCCTGGTGCTCTACGGCAGTTACCTCACCTATCTGCCCTTCGTGATGGACGAGCGCTTCGACGCGTCGTCGAAGACCATCGGCGGGGTGTTCTTCGTGGCCTCGGTGGCCACGGCGGTGGTCTCCTCACGCCTGGCGCCGATCACCGAGCGGCTCGGGCGTCGCTGGCTGCTCGTGATCAGCTACGGGTTCTACGGTGCATCGATGGCGGTGGTGCCCTTCCTGCCGTCGTTGGCGTGGATGCTCCTTCCGGCATTCCTGTTCGGCGTGGGCAACGGCATGAACATCCCCACGCTGATGCAGTGGCTGGCGTCGTCGGTGGATCGCGAGGTCCGTGCCGGGGTCATGGCGCTGAATGCCGTGGCCCTGCGCGGCGGTCAGACACTGGGTCCGATCGTCGCCGGAGTCGGATTCTCGCTGGCCGGCGTCGAGGGCGCCTTCGCGGTGGGTGCGGCGGTCTCGGTATTGCTGGTCGGTCTGGCACTCCTGCTCGGTCGCGGCAGCGGCACGGATGCCGCCGCCGCGCGTTGA
- a CDS encoding TonB-dependent receptor, with amino-acid sequence MFRALPFLLLSLLVLDPMSSAAADEARVVEGTIRDVDGTPLFVVDVRAVDPGIAGLTGRDGTYRLTGLPAEQVTLRFRRLGFRTVVREVDLRDTDRAVIDVTMEVSPLLGEEVVVTANARAKKTVRTVRSTDVIASDAVRQHRSASLGDLLASEVAGVSNVSTGSQAGKPVLRGLTGLRIRSAFDGVADEYYQYGIRHHPTTSLLNVDRVEVVRGPASLLFGSDALGGAINMRLKPIPSATGSLPPIRGRVGGHFYSNNGERAGEIDLAVARGAFGARFGIERRVGDEFETPDATSFFESSAGGSGGDPKYTGEIPFTDFEQWSTFASAGVKGERGSLRVSYDHWSTDENFLLPGGGPVGSATNPPQGIGVFLRSSHLRLDGNWLLDGFAFEPTLQWQRAEREANAPGAPREADADPDVDLQRDVITARLEAIHVPLRGFEGTLGLEFQTQDGESRGPVALEPESELWNLALFAFEEFEAGRVTWAGGLRYDHRSQEASPNALTEDPDRLEQTYDEMSGSIGANVLLIDGLSVAANVNSGFRAPSVFELYANGVHGGVAAFQRGRPDLDSERSLGAELSLRASRARLQGEATVYRNSISDYVYLRDTGEVTGNDLPVFESDQTDAVIQGVEGHAEFAARPWLAIGGHFSVVRGEGDDVLGPDGELDADLPVLPADHVGAHVTVSWPQWKAFRTPRARARLRRVFEKDASGPSEPFAQFDRPGTFGTASTDAYTLLGFDLSTTLELGANEIDLAFEVRNLLDEKHRDFLDTYKGYVLGRGRDLRLRMSVPFDFAE; translated from the coding sequence ATGTTCCGTGCCCTGCCGTTCCTGTTGCTGTCATTGCTCGTACTCGACCCGATGTCTTCCGCCGCGGCCGACGAGGCCCGTGTGGTCGAGGGCACCATCCGCGACGTCGACGGCACACCACTGTTCGTCGTCGACGTCCGCGCCGTCGACCCGGGGATCGCCGGCCTCACCGGTCGCGACGGGACCTACCGGCTCACCGGTCTGCCGGCCGAGCAGGTCACGCTGCGCTTCCGTCGGTTGGGATTCCGGACCGTGGTCCGTGAAGTCGACCTTCGCGACACCGACCGGGCCGTGATCGACGTCACGATGGAGGTCTCTCCTCTGCTCGGCGAGGAAGTCGTCGTCACCGCCAACGCCCGAGCGAAGAAGACGGTGAGAACCGTGCGAAGCACCGACGTGATCGCGTCGGACGCGGTGCGCCAACACCGTTCGGCATCGCTCGGCGACCTTCTCGCGTCGGAGGTCGCCGGCGTCTCGAACGTCTCGACGGGATCGCAGGCGGGCAAGCCGGTACTCCGCGGGCTGACCGGACTGCGGATCCGCTCGGCCTTCGACGGCGTGGCCGACGAGTACTACCAGTACGGGATCCGCCACCACCCCACGACGTCCCTGCTCAACGTCGACCGCGTGGAGGTCGTGCGCGGACCGGCCAGTCTCCTGTTCGGTTCCGATGCTCTCGGCGGCGCCATCAACATGCGTCTCAAGCCGATCCCGTCGGCGACCGGTTCACTGCCCCCGATCCGCGGTCGCGTGGGCGGACACTTCTATTCGAACAACGGCGAGCGGGCCGGCGAGATCGACCTGGCCGTGGCCCGCGGCGCTTTCGGCGCGCGCTTCGGCATCGAACGTCGCGTGGGAGACGAATTCGAGACCCCCGACGCGACCAGCTTCTTCGAATCGAGTGCCGGTGGATCCGGCGGCGACCCGAAGTACACCGGCGAGATCCCCTTCACCGACTTCGAACAGTGGTCGACCTTCGCCAGCGCGGGCGTGAAGGGCGAACGAGGGTCGCTACGCGTGTCCTACGACCACTGGTCGACCGACGAGAACTTCCTGCTGCCGGGTGGCGGCCCCGTGGGCAGCGCGACGAACCCACCACAGGGGATCGGTGTGTTCCTCCGCTCGTCGCACCTGCGTCTCGACGGCAACTGGCTCCTCGACGGCTTCGCCTTCGAACCCACGCTGCAGTGGCAGCGCGCCGAGCGCGAGGCCAACGCCCCGGGAGCACCTCGGGAAGCCGATGCCGATCCGGACGTCGACCTGCAACGAGACGTGATCACCGCGCGGCTCGAGGCGATCCACGTTCCGCTCCGGGGGTTCGAGGGAACGCTGGGACTCGAGTTCCAGACCCAGGACGGCGAAAGCCGCGGCCCCGTCGCTCTGGAACCAGAGTCCGAACTCTGGAACCTCGCCCTCTTCGCCTTCGAGGAGTTCGAGGCCGGCCGCGTGACCTGGGCGGGAGGGCTGCGCTACGACCATCGGTCGCAGGAAGCGTCGCCGAATGCCCTCACCGAGGACCCCGACCGGCTGGAGCAGACCTACGACGAAATGTCGGGATCGATCGGAGCGAACGTCCTCCTGATCGATGGCCTCTCCGTCGCCGCGAACGTGAATTCGGGCTTTCGTGCACCCAGCGTTTTCGAACTCTACGCCAACGGCGTGCACGGAGGGGTCGCCGCCTTCCAGCGCGGTCGACCGGATCTCGATTCCGAGCGGTCGCTGGGGGCCGAACTCTCGCTGCGCGCATCGCGTGCGCGACTGCAGGGCGAGGCGACGGTCTACCGCAACTCGATCTCCGACTACGTGTACCTGCGCGACACGGGCGAAGTCACGGGGAACGACCTGCCCGTCTTCGAGTCCGACCAGACCGACGCCGTGATCCAGGGAGTCGAGGGTCACGCAGAATTCGCCGCCCGCCCCTGGCTGGCAATCGGCGGCCACTTCTCGGTGGTACGTGGAGAGGGAGACGACGTTCTCGGACCCGACGGCGAACTCGATGCCGATCTACCCGTACTCCCGGCGGATCATGTCGGCGCCCACGTCACGGTGTCGTGGCCGCAGTGGAAGGCCTTCCGCACGCCGAGGGCGCGCGCACGCCTGCGACGGGTCTTCGAGAAGGACGCCAGTGGTCCTTCGGAACCCTTCGCCCAGTTCGATCGTCCCGGGACCTTCGGCACCGCGTCCACCGACGCCTACACCCTGCTCGGGTTCGACCTGTCGACGACACTCGAACTCGGCGCCAACGAGATCGACCTGGCGTTCGAGGTTCGTAATCTGCTCGACGAGAAGCACCGTGACTTCCTCGACACCTACAAGGGCTACGTCCTCGGGCGGGGGCGCGACCTGCGTCTGCGCATGTCGGTGCCCTTCGATTTCGCAGAGTGA
- a CDS encoding GYD domain-containing protein: MPRYVLMTRLSPDALHDAETRRTAGRQWMERVKDACPEVEWIGHYALLGPWDFMDLYDAPDAETAQKVSLLSRAEGAVAAESWQALPYERYLKALEDISR, translated from the coding sequence ATGCCGCGCTACGTGTTGATGACCCGTCTGTCGCCGGACGCCCTGCACGACGCCGAGACCCGACGCACCGCGGGTCGGCAGTGGATGGAACGGGTGAAGGACGCGTGTCCCGAGGTCGAGTGGATCGGCCACTACGCCCTGCTCGGGCCGTGGGACTTCATGGACCTCTACGACGCACCCGACGCCGAGACGGCACAGAAGGTCTCGCTGCTCTCGCGCGCCGAGGGCGCGGTCGCCGCCGAGAGCTGGCAGGCGCTTCCCTACGAGCGCTATCTGAAGGCGCTCGAAGACATCTCGCGCTGA
- a CDS encoding pitrilysin family protein, translating into MKVVPSSLTTGVERHTLSNGLTLLIKQNRSAPVAAVVTHVKTGYFHEPDELAGISHVIEHMFFNGTPSRPDPEAISRETKAHGGTLNAGTIYDRTSYYVVLPAERWREGLEIQADALQNPLFDEDVLSREMQAILQEARRKLDNPGAYGREKMFDLAFDHHRMQRWRIGTEDVLGSIDREELVRWYEDHYRPTNVVLTVVGDVDPAKVLSEVESLYGDMPRGHLRQHTGPDEPQQEEFRYRRLRGQLIRGYTFLGFHTPGENHPDNAALDVLATVLATGRSSRMQARLREDMGLVSTVNAASYQYDDVGMFEISATYDPEQTDWVGRELFVEVERMKLFGPTDEELDRARGILEAAEAFGQEEVLGQANMLAAYEAQGGYRLYDRELAELRSVRAEDVKRVANTYLTFDNASLLEYVTPEVIGERTAEEQREHLYGAVLAAVREMDVPDLPDQRPSLLPREQIESWAERLASSPADEGERSRFDLPGGGVLVVEENPDAPTVTAGMYFLGGRTNEFRNISGVTQLMQRLMVKQTQNRSVEQLAAEIESMGTQIRRVATDDWLGFAVASRSEDFAAAFDVLFDVVTRPNFLAEQYAKEFRQHRAAIQAVEDQSSAMAVQLMRAALFAEHPYGLPELGLANVLQYLDADRVDQHHYEVVRPETMVLSVAGNVDADLVFELVKTYAEEWRVTGRPSPNTIDGFYAAERIEQLPSLLSNRDVAMEKERAQTALLMAYPTVDRRHPDAPALEVLSAITGGLGGTFFEEIRGRRGLAYQVSTFSATRTLGGFFGTFVACSPEEEHTVIELVADLHARLADEPPSAPELERAQNYLVGSYKVSAQTNAARSGRMAAALLGGFDLERIDTYEQRIRDVTREDLARVAREHFVDQPYALGIVRGTDGRGADPAESR; encoded by the coding sequence ATGAAAGTCGTACCGTCCAGTCTGACCACGGGCGTCGAGCGCCACACGCTGTCCAACGGTCTCACCCTGCTGATCAAGCAGAACCGCTCGGCCCCCGTCGCCGCGGTGGTGACGCACGTGAAGACCGGATACTTCCACGAACCGGACGAACTGGCCGGCATCAGCCACGTGATCGAGCACATGTTCTTCAACGGGACACCGTCGCGGCCCGATCCCGAGGCGATCAGCCGCGAGACCAAGGCCCACGGAGGGACCTTGAACGCGGGCACGATCTACGATCGCACCAGCTACTACGTCGTGCTTCCCGCGGAACGGTGGCGCGAGGGTCTCGAGATCCAGGCCGACGCGCTGCAGAACCCTCTGTTCGACGAGGACGTCCTTTCGCGCGAGATGCAGGCGATCCTGCAGGAGGCCCGGCGCAAGCTCGACAACCCCGGTGCCTACGGCCGCGAGAAGATGTTCGACCTGGCCTTCGACCACCATCGGATGCAGCGGTGGCGAATCGGGACCGAGGACGTTCTGGGCTCGATCGACCGAGAAGAGCTCGTCCGTTGGTACGAGGACCACTATCGGCCGACGAACGTCGTGCTCACCGTGGTGGGCGACGTCGACCCGGCGAAGGTCCTGTCCGAGGTCGAGAGCCTGTACGGCGACATGCCCCGCGGCCATCTCCGGCAACACACCGGACCCGACGAGCCCCAGCAGGAGGAATTCCGCTACCGGCGCCTGCGCGGGCAGCTGATCCGTGGCTACACCTTCCTGGGATTCCACACCCCGGGGGAGAACCACCCCGACAACGCCGCGCTCGACGTGTTGGCCACGGTGCTCGCCACCGGTCGCAGCAGCCGCATGCAGGCCCGCCTGCGCGAGGACATGGGCCTGGTGTCGACGGTGAACGCCGCGAGCTACCAGTACGACGACGTGGGCATGTTCGAGATCAGCGCCACCTACGATCCCGAACAGACCGACTGGGTCGGTCGCGAACTCTTCGTCGAGGTCGAACGCATGAAGCTGTTCGGTCCGACCGACGAGGAGCTCGACCGGGCCCGGGGTATCCTGGAGGCGGCCGAGGCCTTCGGACAGGAAGAGGTCCTGGGACAGGCCAACATGCTGGCGGCCTACGAGGCCCAGGGTGGGTATCGTCTCTACGACCGGGAACTGGCCGAGCTCCGTTCGGTGCGGGCCGAGGACGTGAAGCGGGTGGCCAACACCTATCTGACCTTCGACAACGCGTCGTTGCTGGAATACGTCACGCCCGAGGTCATCGGCGAGCGCACGGCCGAGGAGCAGCGCGAGCACCTCTACGGCGCGGTCCTGGCGGCGGTCCGGGAGATGGACGTTCCGGACCTGCCCGACCAGCGCCCGAGCCTGCTGCCCCGCGAGCAGATCGAGTCGTGGGCCGAGCGCCTGGCCTCGTCCCCGGCCGACGAGGGCGAACGGTCACGCTTCGACCTGCCCGGTGGGGGTGTCCTGGTGGTCGAGGAGAACCCCGACGCGCCCACCGTCACGGCCGGTATGTATTTCCTCGGCGGCCGGACCAACGAGTTCCGCAACATCAGTGGTGTCACGCAGTTGATGCAGCGGTTGATGGTCAAGCAGACCCAGAACCGGTCGGTGGAGCAGCTCGCGGCCGAGATCGAGTCGATGGGCACGCAGATCCGCCGCGTGGCCACCGACGACTGGCTCGGATTCGCCGTGGCCAGCCGGTCGGAGGACTTCGCCGCGGCCTTCGACGTCCTGTTCGACGTCGTGACGCGGCCGAACTTCCTGGCCGAGCAGTACGCCAAGGAATTCCGTCAGCACCGGGCCGCGATCCAGGCGGTCGAGGATCAGTCGTCGGCCATGGCCGTCCAGTTGATGCGGGCCGCCCTGTTCGCGGAGCATCCCTACGGCCTGCCCGAGCTGGGTCTCGCCAACGTCCTGCAGTACCTCGACGCCGATCGTGTCGACCAGCACCACTACGAGGTCGTCCGGCCCGAGACCATGGTCCTGAGCGTGGCCGGGAACGTCGACGCCGATCTCGTGTTCGAGCTCGTGAAGACCTATGCCGAGGAGTGGCGGGTGACGGGCCGGCCCTCGCCGAACACGATCGACGGTTTCTACGCGGCCGAGCGCATCGAGCAGTTGCCCAGCCTGCTGAGCAATCGTGACGTGGCCATGGAGAAGGAACGGGCCCAGACGGCGCTGTTGATGGCCTATCCAACGGTCGACCGCCGTCATCCCGATGCCCCGGCACTCGAGGTCCTGTCGGCGATCACGGGGGGGCTGGGCGGCACCTTCTTCGAGGAGATCCGCGGCCGCCGCGGGCTGGCCTACCAGGTCTCGACCTTCAGTGCCACGCGGACGCTCGGTGGCTTCTTCGGGACCTTCGTCGCCTGCTCGCCCGAGGAGGAGCATACGGTGATCGAGCTCGTGGCCGATCTGCACGCGCGCCTGGCCGACGAACCGCCCTCGGCCCCGGAACTCGAGCGCGCCCAGAACTATCTGGTGGGCTCGTACAAGGTGTCCGCGCAGACCAACGCTGCCCGCAGCGGGCGGATGGCCGCCGCCCTGCTGGGTGGATTCGACCTCGAGCGGATCGACACCTACGAGCAGCGCATCCGCGACGTCACCCGCGAGGACCTGGCCCGTGTGGCCCGCGAGCACTTCGTCGACCAGCCCTACGCGTTGGGCATCGTGCGCGGCACCGACGGCCGCGGCGCCGACCCCGCCGAATCCCGCTAG